The following are encoded together in the Kribbella voronezhensis genome:
- a CDS encoding ATP-binding cassette domain-containing protein, with protein sequence MASEVRKNYAGGSEGAGLNGFDLEVQAGTVVGLLGPNGAGKTTAVRILSTLLAPDSGEATVAGYDIRRQGGEVRRRIGLVGQYAAVDEILTGRQNLVLFGRLNHLSRPTAMRRADELLERFALTAAADQAAAKYSGGMRRRLDLAASLIVAPPVLFVDEPTTGLDPAARIEVWSAVRDLVDGGTTVLLTTQYLEEADRLADRISMLKAGKVVAEGTPDELKAALGADWLDVVLLDPADVPRVRALVEPLAAGELRVDDLRVSIPVRDRTRALVDVATSLREAMIEPEDITLRRPTLDEVFLHLTAEEVAA encoded by the coding sequence GTGGCAAGCGAAGTGCGCAAGAACTACGCCGGCGGAAGCGAGGGAGCGGGCCTGAACGGGTTCGACCTGGAGGTCCAGGCCGGCACGGTGGTCGGCCTGCTCGGGCCGAACGGGGCCGGCAAGACCACCGCCGTACGAATCCTGTCGACGCTGCTCGCGCCGGATTCCGGCGAGGCAACGGTCGCTGGGTACGACATACGTCGCCAGGGCGGGGAAGTTCGCCGGCGGATCGGCCTGGTCGGGCAGTATGCGGCGGTCGACGAGATCCTCACCGGACGGCAGAACCTCGTGCTGTTCGGCCGGCTGAACCACTTGTCCCGGCCGACAGCGATGCGCCGGGCGGACGAGTTGCTCGAACGGTTCGCGCTGACCGCGGCGGCGGACCAGGCAGCCGCGAAGTACTCCGGTGGTATGCGGCGCCGCCTCGATCTGGCCGCCAGCCTGATCGTCGCGCCGCCGGTGTTGTTCGTCGACGAGCCGACGACCGGGCTGGATCCGGCCGCGCGGATCGAGGTCTGGTCGGCGGTCCGGGATCTGGTCGACGGCGGGACGACGGTGTTGCTGACCACGCAGTACCTGGAGGAGGCGGATCGTTTGGCGGACCGGATCTCGATGCTCAAGGCAGGCAAAGTCGTTGCCGAGGGCACACCGGACGAGTTGAAGGCGGCCTTGGGCGCCGACTGGCTCGACGTGGTGCTGCTCGATCCCGCTGATGTCCCACGAGTGCGGGCGTTGGTGGAACCGCTGGCCGCCGGGGAGCTCCGGGTCGACGACCTGCGGGTGAGCATCCCGGTGCGGGATCGCACCCGCGCGTTGGTGGACGTCGCGACGTCGTTGCGGGAGGCAATGATCGAACCGGAGGACATCACCTTGCGGCGGCCGACGCTCGACGAGGTCTTCCTGCACCTGACGGCTGAGGAGGTGGCGGCATGA
- a CDS encoding TetR/AcrR family transcriptional regulator has translation MPGKKTAAADPARSLALLWGTHTKPGRSGLTLRAIIDTAIELADANGLEAVSMRLVAEQLKAGTMSLYTHVPGKGELTVLMYDSVYGDLYADADEPVRQPGGWRGALEFVAQRNWDLLMRHPWIHEVPAVRSTVGPNIIAKYETELRPLDGLGLTDVEMDSTLNLILTHVRGTARTAAEHLRTQRESGMTDAEWWLTTGPALAHYMGALADRFPVAGRVGSATGEQHQAAINSEHALKFGLERILAGVALLIEERNS, from the coding sequence GTGCCTGGAAAAAAGACCGCCGCGGCCGATCCGGCGCGCAGCCTGGCCCTGCTCTGGGGCACCCACACCAAGCCCGGCCGCTCCGGGCTGACGCTGCGGGCGATCATCGACACCGCCATCGAGCTGGCCGACGCGAACGGGCTGGAGGCGGTCTCGATGCGCCTGGTCGCCGAGCAGCTCAAGGCCGGGACGATGTCGCTCTACACGCACGTGCCGGGCAAGGGCGAGCTGACCGTGCTGATGTACGACTCGGTCTACGGCGACCTGTACGCCGATGCCGACGAGCCGGTGCGCCAACCGGGCGGCTGGCGTGGTGCGCTCGAGTTCGTTGCCCAGCGCAACTGGGACCTGCTGATGCGGCACCCGTGGATCCATGAGGTGCCGGCCGTCCGCTCGACCGTCGGCCCGAACATCATCGCCAAGTACGAGACCGAACTGCGGCCGCTGGACGGACTCGGGCTGACCGACGTCGAGATGGACTCGACGCTCAACCTGATCCTCACGCACGTGCGGGGCACGGCGCGTACCGCGGCCGAGCACCTCCGCACGCAACGCGAGTCAGGGATGACCGACGCGGAGTGGTGGCTCACGACGGGACCGGCCCTCGCGCACTACATGGGCGCCCTGGCGGACCGCTTCCCCGTCGCCGGGCGGGTCGGCTCCGCGACCGGCGAGCAACACCAGGCGGCGATCAACTCGGAACACGCGCTGAAGTTCGGCCTCGAGCGCATCCTCGCCGGAGTTGCCCTGCTGATCGAGGAACGGAACAGCTAG
- a CDS encoding NADPH-dependent 2,4-dienoyl-CoA reductase, with translation MSAYPNLLAPLDLGHVTLKNRVIMGSMHTGLEDRAKDLPKLAAYFAERARGGVALMVTGGYAPNRTGWLTPFGSKLTSRRQARKHRIVTDAVHAEGGLIALQILHAGRYAYHPFSVSASALKAPINPFKPRALSDRGVRRQIDAYVECAALAREGGYDGVEVMGSEGYFINQFLAERTNKRKDRWGGSPQNRRRLAVEIVRRIRERVGPDFLIIYRLSMADLVEGGQSWEEVVALGKEIEAAGASIINTGIGWHEARVPTIVTSVPRAAFTSVTASFSPHVSIPVVTSNRINLPQVGEEVLARGDADLISMARPFLADPEWVLKATTDRADEINVCIACNQACLDHVFAKKTASCMVNPRAAHETELVLLPTRRTKKIAVVGAGPAGLAAAVTAAERGHQVELFEADDEIGGQFGIAQKIPGKEEFAETIRYYRRRLDLTGVKLHLGHRATAEDLNGFDEVVLATGVVPRVPDIPGIEHEKVLSYVDVVRHGRHVGTSVAVVGAGGIGVDVSEFLTTTESPTLDLAAWKAEWGVADPTVAPGALTTPRPEASPRKVYLLQRKPGKIGAGLGKTTGWVHRAALKNKQVEQLRGVNYERIDDEGLHITFGPHHENPRTLAVDTIVICAGQEPVRDLAATLTTPVHLIGGADVATELDAKRAINQATRLAATL, from the coding sequence ATGAGTGCGTACCCGAACCTGCTGGCGCCCCTGGACCTCGGTCACGTCACCCTCAAGAACCGGGTGATCATGGGCTCGATGCACACCGGGCTGGAGGATCGGGCCAAGGACCTGCCCAAGCTTGCCGCGTACTTCGCCGAGCGGGCGCGGGGCGGCGTCGCCCTGATGGTGACCGGTGGCTACGCGCCGAACCGGACCGGCTGGCTCACGCCGTTCGGGTCCAAGCTGACCAGTCGCCGGCAGGCCCGCAAGCACCGGATCGTCACCGATGCCGTGCATGCCGAAGGTGGGCTGATCGCGTTGCAGATCCTGCACGCCGGGCGGTACGCATACCACCCGTTCAGCGTGTCGGCCTCGGCGTTGAAGGCGCCGATCAACCCGTTCAAGCCGCGAGCGCTGTCGGATCGAGGAGTACGCCGCCAGATCGACGCGTACGTCGAGTGCGCGGCGCTGGCGCGCGAAGGCGGATACGACGGGGTCGAGGTGATGGGGTCCGAGGGGTACTTCATCAACCAGTTCCTGGCCGAACGGACCAACAAGCGCAAGGACCGCTGGGGCGGTAGCCCGCAGAACCGGCGCCGGCTGGCGGTCGAGATCGTCCGGCGGATCCGCGAGCGGGTCGGTCCGGACTTCCTGATCATCTACCGGCTGTCGATGGCCGACCTGGTCGAAGGCGGCCAGAGCTGGGAAGAAGTCGTTGCACTGGGCAAGGAGATTGAGGCGGCCGGTGCCTCGATCATCAACACCGGCATCGGCTGGCACGAAGCCCGGGTGCCGACGATCGTCACCTCCGTACCGCGGGCGGCGTTCACCTCGGTGACCGCCTCGTTCAGTCCGCACGTGAGCATCCCGGTGGTCACCTCCAACCGGATCAACCTGCCGCAGGTCGGCGAGGAGGTGCTGGCGCGCGGCGACGCCGACCTGATCAGCATGGCCAGGCCGTTCCTGGCCGACCCGGAATGGGTGCTCAAGGCAACCACTGACCGGGCCGACGAGATCAACGTGTGCATCGCCTGCAACCAGGCCTGCCTGGACCACGTGTTCGCGAAGAAGACCGCCAGTTGCATGGTGAACCCGCGCGCCGCGCACGAGACCGAACTGGTACTGCTGCCGACTCGGCGTACGAAGAAGATCGCTGTGGTGGGCGCGGGGCCTGCCGGGCTGGCCGCCGCGGTGACCGCGGCCGAGCGGGGGCATCAGGTCGAGTTGTTCGAGGCCGATGACGAGATCGGTGGGCAGTTCGGGATCGCGCAGAAGATCCCCGGCAAGGAGGAGTTCGCCGAGACGATCCGGTACTACCGGCGGCGGCTCGACCTGACCGGCGTGAAGCTTCACCTCGGTCATCGGGCGACTGCCGAAGATCTGAACGGGTTCGACGAGGTGGTGCTGGCAACCGGGGTCGTCCCGCGCGTGCCGGACATCCCGGGCATCGAGCACGAGAAGGTGCTCTCGTACGTCGACGTCGTACGGCATGGACGCCACGTCGGTACATCGGTCGCCGTGGTTGGCGCGGGCGGGATCGGCGTGGATGTGAGCGAGTTCTTGACGACGACCGAGTCGCCGACGCTGGACCTGGCGGCGTGGAAGGCCGAGTGGGGCGTCGCGGATCCGACGGTCGCGCCGGGCGCTCTCACCACGCCGCGACCTGAGGCGTCGCCGCGCAAGGTCTACCTGCTGCAGCGCAAGCCCGGAAAGATCGGCGCCGGCCTCGGCAAGACCACCGGCTGGGTGCACCGCGCAGCCCTGAAGAACAAGCAGGTCGAGCAACTCCGCGGCGTCAACTACGAACGCATCGACGACGAAGGCCTGCACATCACCTTCGGCCCCCACCACGAGAACCCACGCACCCTGGCGGTCGACACCATCGTCATCTGCGCCGGCCAGGAACCCGTCCGCGACCTCGCCGCCACCCTCACCACCCCCGTCCACCTCATCGGCGGCGCCGACGTAGCAACCGAACTAGACGCCAAACGAGCCATCAACCAAGCCACCCGCCTCGCCGCCACGCTGTAA
- a CDS encoding HhH-GPD-type base excision DNA repair protein — translation MGFQIANEPAADKVLDEYPFAVLMGMMLDQQYGMEHAFRGGWKVLSRFGTLDPAAIAAAEPEAFKELCSRPPAIHRFPGSMAARLQELAALVESKYDGDVTRLWTEPTTGKELFKRVQELPGFGKQKAQIFVALLAKQLGIRPDGWEEAAGDYALDGHRSVADVVDADSLSKVREYKQQKKAAAKAATTK, via the coding sequence ATGGGCTTTCAGATCGCCAACGAACCGGCAGCCGACAAAGTTCTCGACGAGTACCCGTTCGCCGTCCTGATGGGCATGATGCTGGATCAGCAGTACGGGATGGAACACGCGTTCCGGGGTGGGTGGAAGGTGCTGAGCCGGTTCGGCACGCTGGATCCTGCCGCGATCGCCGCCGCTGAGCCGGAGGCTTTCAAGGAGCTGTGCAGCCGGCCGCCGGCGATCCACCGCTTCCCCGGGTCGATGGCGGCCCGGCTGCAGGAACTGGCCGCGCTGGTCGAGTCGAAGTACGACGGCGACGTGACGCGACTGTGGACCGAGCCGACCACCGGCAAGGAACTCTTCAAGCGGGTCCAGGAACTCCCCGGCTTCGGCAAGCAGAAAGCCCAGATCTTCGTCGCCCTGCTCGCCAAGCAACTCGGCATCCGCCCCGACGGCTGGGAGGAAGCAGCCGGCGACTACGCCCTCGACGGCCACCGCTCAGTCGCCGACGTAGTAGATGCCGACTCGCTGTCAAAGGTCCGCGAGTACAAACAACAAAAGAAGGCAGCCGCCAAAGCCGCCACCACCAAGTAG
- a CDS encoding SDR family NAD(P)-dependent oxidoreductase has product MSRTVIVAGGTGGLGSAVTAEFLTAGWRVVVPGRSEATLASLGQHERLQTLVADLSDPAGAQQVAELAAADQDAPVKALLNLVGGFASGARVHETPIEDFENQLRLNLRPMYLITQAALPHLIAAGGGAIVCTSSGSALKPFSGAAGYITAKAGVLAFVDALAVEYAKDNIRVNAIIPGTIDTPANREARPTANTTTWTPPARIATVLRFLAENDSLTGAHLPV; this is encoded by the coding sequence ATGAGCCGGACTGTGATCGTTGCGGGCGGGACTGGTGGACTCGGGTCCGCGGTGACCGCGGAATTTCTGACGGCCGGCTGGCGGGTCGTCGTACCGGGGCGCAGTGAGGCGACGCTCGCCTCGCTGGGGCAGCACGAGCGGCTGCAGACGCTCGTCGCGGACCTGTCTGATCCGGCGGGTGCCCAGCAGGTCGCCGAGCTCGCTGCCGCTGATCAGGACGCGCCGGTCAAGGCGCTGCTCAATCTCGTCGGCGGATTCGCTTCCGGCGCGAGAGTGCACGAGACGCCGATCGAAGACTTCGAGAACCAGCTTCGTCTGAACCTGCGCCCGATGTACCTGATCACGCAGGCCGCGCTCCCGCACCTGATCGCGGCCGGCGGCGGAGCGATCGTCTGTACGTCGAGCGGTTCTGCGCTGAAGCCCTTCTCCGGAGCAGCCGGCTACATCACCGCGAAGGCCGGCGTACTCGCCTTCGTGGATGCGCTCGCCGTGGAATACGCGAAGGACAACATCCGAGTCAACGCGATCATCCCCGGCACCATCGACACCCCCGCCAACCGCGAGGCCCGACCAACCGCCAACACCACCACCTGGACCCCACCCGCCCGCATCGCCACCGTTCTCCGCTTCCTGGCCGAGAACGACTCACTCACCGGCGCCCATCTCCCGGTCTGA
- a CDS encoding ABC transporter permease, which translates to MTNRFGWALADGWTIARRDLTHWRMQPGPVIFKWFFPVLMLLMFGALLGGAMERPEGQSYYELLVPGIFALAMLFGLESTMLAITEDAAKGVTDRFRSLPISSTAVVLGRCIADLLDSIVTLTVLVVTGLALGWRWHGTFAAALAAFGLLLLLRFALLWVGIFIGLVVKNAQSVAMVQVLVWPIGFLSSAFVATSTMPSWLGAVAQWNPLSLTATAARSLFENPETAPASWIGDHAIAAAVAGPLLLTAVFLPLAATRFRKLSR; encoded by the coding sequence ATGACGAACCGTTTCGGCTGGGCCCTGGCCGACGGCTGGACGATCGCGCGGCGAGACCTGACGCACTGGCGGATGCAGCCCGGTCCGGTGATCTTCAAGTGGTTCTTCCCGGTGCTGATGCTGCTGATGTTCGGCGCCCTGCTCGGCGGCGCGATGGAACGCCCCGAGGGCCAGTCGTACTACGAGTTGCTGGTGCCCGGGATCTTCGCGCTGGCCATGCTGTTCGGACTCGAGTCGACGATGCTGGCGATCACCGAGGATGCGGCGAAGGGCGTCACCGACCGGTTCCGTTCGCTACCGATCAGTTCGACCGCGGTGGTGCTCGGCCGGTGTATCGCGGACCTGCTCGACTCGATCGTGACGCTCACGGTGCTGGTGGTGACCGGGCTGGCGCTGGGCTGGCGCTGGCACGGCACGTTCGCGGCGGCGCTGGCCGCTTTCGGATTGTTGCTGTTGCTCCGGTTCGCCTTGCTGTGGGTCGGCATCTTCATCGGCCTGGTGGTGAAGAATGCACAGAGTGTCGCGATGGTCCAGGTGCTGGTGTGGCCGATCGGGTTCCTGTCCAGCGCCTTCGTGGCGACCTCGACGATGCCGTCGTGGCTGGGTGCGGTCGCGCAGTGGAACCCACTGTCGCTCACCGCGACCGCGGCCCGGTCCTTGTTCGAGAATCCGGAGACCGCGCCGGCCTCGTGGATCGGCGACCATGCCATCGCGGCGGCCGTCGCCGGGCCGTTGCTGCTGACCGCGGTGTTCTTGCCGCTCGCAGCGACCCGGTTCCGGAAGCTGTCGCGCTGA
- a CDS encoding TIGR03086 family metal-binding protein, translating to MEIRDLDRRAGALLGEVVMQVRPEQLWFPTPCPDWTVRGLLRHIVSENEGFAAAATDGSAPVQTWTGGRLGDNPAGAYRRSNARVAEAFADGGALDRPMEVREFGTFPRRVALTFRQLDCVVHAWDLARAIDIPYDPPADMVEIALTLARRIPDTDSTRGPGAAFERSVKVPGDASDLATLLALLGRNPDWISPLD from the coding sequence ATGGAGATCCGGGATCTGGATCGGCGGGCCGGCGCATTGCTGGGCGAAGTGGTCATGCAGGTGCGGCCGGAGCAACTCTGGTTCCCGACGCCGTGCCCGGACTGGACGGTTCGCGGGCTGCTGCGGCACATCGTCAGCGAGAACGAGGGCTTCGCCGCCGCTGCCACCGACGGGTCGGCACCCGTCCAGACCTGGACCGGCGGGCGGCTCGGCGACAACCCGGCCGGCGCGTACCGGCGGTCGAACGCGCGGGTCGCCGAGGCGTTCGCCGACGGGGGAGCGTTGGACCGGCCGATGGAGGTCCGCGAGTTCGGCACCTTCCCGCGCCGGGTGGCCCTGACGTTCCGGCAGCTCGACTGCGTGGTGCACGCGTGGGACCTGGCCCGGGCGATCGACATCCCGTACGACCCGCCCGCCGACATGGTCGAGATCGCGCTCACGCTGGCCCGCCGCATCCCCGACACCGACTCCACCCGCGGCCCCGGCGCCGCCTTCGAGCGCAGCGTCAAGGTCCCCGGCGACGCCTCGGACCTCGCCACCCTCCTCGCCCTCCTGGGCCGCAACCCCGACTGGATCTCCCCCCTCGACTGA
- a CDS encoding HD domain-containing protein, producing MNRIADIEIPDSKLATEATELVRDLTDDLIYHHSRRVFLFGSLQGRDLKYDPELLYVGAMFHDLGLTSAYRDSMQRFELDGADAAAAFLRDRGINEADAELVWTAIALHTTPEIPHHLRPEVALVTAGVEADVLGIALDRIPAAARAEIVAAHPRPDFKNRILEAFTRGIEHRPATTFGNVKADVLARYVPGFQPINFVDTILTSAWPE from the coding sequence GTGAACCGCATCGCCGACATCGAGATCCCGGACAGCAAGCTCGCCACCGAGGCGACCGAACTGGTCCGTGATCTCACCGACGACCTGATCTACCACCACTCGCGCCGGGTGTTCCTGTTCGGCTCGTTGCAAGGCCGGGACCTGAAGTACGACCCCGAACTCCTGTACGTCGGCGCGATGTTCCACGACCTCGGCCTCACCAGCGCCTACCGCGATTCGATGCAGCGCTTCGAACTCGACGGCGCCGACGCGGCCGCCGCCTTCCTCCGCGACCGCGGCATCAACGAAGCGGACGCCGAGCTCGTCTGGACCGCCATCGCCCTGCACACGACGCCGGAGATCCCGCACCACCTGCGCCCCGAGGTCGCGCTCGTCACCGCCGGCGTCGAGGCCGACGTACTCGGCATCGCCCTCGACCGCATCCCCGCGGCAGCGCGTGCCGAGATCGTCGCCGCGCACCCGCGACCCGACTTCAAGAACCGCATCCTCGAAGCCTTCACCCGCGGCATCGAGCACCGCCCCGCGACCACCTTCGGCAACGTCAAGGCCGATGTCCTGGCCCGCTACGTCCCCGGCTTCCAGCCGATCAACTTCGTCGACACCATTCTCACTTCAGCCTGGCCGGAATAG
- a CDS encoding FAD-dependent monooxygenase has protein sequence MSKNVLISGAGIAGPALAYWLHRYGFRPTVVEVAATPRPGGQTVDVRGIAREVVTRMGLMPAIEARLMHERGMEYVRASGRRSAAMPVELLDGAGPVAELEILRGDLAEILLDATAGDVEYLYGDSVTALSEDDRGVVVTFREGGERRFDLVVGADGVHSQVRSTAFGPESEYVRHLGGYGAFFTVETPEPLDGWMKIYSAPGGRWVGLRPDHDPRQAKALLNFRSATISYDRRDVQEQKALLAKTFAGLGWHTPKILEQLPDADDFYFDTTSQVVVPEWSRGRVVLIGDAGYCGSPLAGHGTALSLVGAYCLASELAIAEGNHLRAYPAYQARMQPYVGQRMELPPGGIKMAMPMTRTGIVLRDAATRLMTSRPFRPLLAKAAAGSPDEISLTSYDALSGAAAPGGIAAVTPTPE, from the coding sequence ATGTCGAAGAACGTATTGATCTCCGGGGCCGGGATCGCCGGACCAGCGCTCGCCTACTGGCTGCACCGGTACGGGTTCCGCCCGACCGTGGTCGAGGTCGCCGCCACGCCCCGCCCGGGCGGCCAGACCGTCGACGTCCGCGGCATCGCCCGCGAGGTCGTCACCCGGATGGGGCTGATGCCGGCGATCGAGGCGCGGCTGATGCACGAGCGCGGGATGGAGTACGTGCGAGCCTCCGGACGCCGGTCCGCCGCGATGCCGGTCGAACTGCTCGACGGCGCCGGCCCGGTCGCCGAACTCGAGATCCTTCGCGGCGACCTCGCCGAGATCCTGCTCGACGCGACGGCGGGCGACGTCGAGTACCTGTACGGCGACTCGGTCACCGCGCTGAGCGAGGACGACCGCGGTGTCGTGGTGACGTTCCGGGAAGGCGGTGAGCGCCGGTTCGACCTGGTCGTCGGGGCCGACGGGGTGCACTCGCAGGTCCGGTCGACCGCGTTCGGGCCGGAGTCGGAGTACGTCCGTCATCTCGGTGGCTACGGCGCCTTCTTCACCGTCGAGACCCCCGAGCCGCTGGACGGGTGGATGAAGATCTACTCGGCGCCCGGTGGTCGCTGGGTCGGGCTGCGACCCGATCACGACCCACGCCAGGCGAAGGCACTGCTCAACTTCCGGTCCGCCACGATCAGCTACGACCGGCGGGACGTGCAGGAGCAGAAGGCGCTACTGGCGAAAACGTTTGCCGGGCTCGGCTGGCATACGCCGAAGATCCTCGAGCAACTGCCCGACGCGGACGACTTCTACTTCGACACGACCAGCCAGGTCGTCGTACCGGAGTGGTCGCGCGGTCGCGTAGTACTGATCGGCGACGCCGGCTACTGCGGTTCGCCACTGGCCGGACACGGTACTGCGCTGTCGCTCGTGGGCGCCTACTGTCTGGCGAGCGAACTGGCCATTGCCGAGGGCAACCACTTGCGCGCGTACCCGGCGTACCAGGCTCGGATGCAGCCGTATGTCGGCCAGCGGATGGAGCTGCCACCGGGTGGGATCAAGATGGCGATGCCGATGACGCGCACCGGCATCGTGCTCCGCGACGCCGCCACCCGGTTGATGACGTCCCGCCCGTTCCGCCCGCTGCTCGCCAAGGCTGCCGCGGGCAGCCCGGACGAGATCTCGCTGACGTCGTACGACGCGCTGTCGGGCGCCGCTGCTCCGGGCGGGATCGCCGCAGTCACGCCGACGCCGGAGTGA
- a CDS encoding TetR/AcrR family transcriptional regulator C-terminal domain-containing protein, with product MNDAPYQRIAAELRSLIRTGKLKPGDRVPSTRALVRDHGVAMATATKVLALLQQERLIHPRPGIGNVVGPPPRRSPATSNHPTSTRTPPHRPPSNTSSLRTTPHPPPTADAPARPATPGRADTLGRPTAADRGSAPGSSRDDRLGVAGRVEVGEELLSRELVVRVAIGIADAEGMPALSMRRIATELGVSTMALYRYVGGKDALILQMVDTAIGDFPFPTRRPSNWRDAIEQTARLQWAAYRQHLWLPSALTVGRPQVLPKLLPHTDAVLRAVAGFGLDASTAMYAAITVFGYVRGVALNLEPEVQAEQDTGLTADEWAAHQASLLGGLVQTEDLPGFRALAIPDGFDFDFDLDQLFEFGLALVLDGLAVRLGV from the coding sequence ATGAACGACGCGCCGTACCAGCGCATCGCCGCGGAGCTCCGGAGTCTGATCCGGACGGGCAAACTCAAACCGGGCGATCGGGTGCCGTCGACCCGCGCCTTGGTCCGCGACCACGGCGTCGCAATGGCCACGGCGACGAAGGTCCTCGCCCTGCTCCAGCAGGAACGCCTCATCCACCCTCGCCCAGGCATCGGCAACGTCGTCGGCCCACCCCCACGCCGCTCACCCGCCACCTCGAACCACCCCACCTCCACCCGTACGCCGCCCCACCGCCCACCCAGCAACACCAGCTCCCTCCGCACAACACCCCACCCCCCGCCCACCGCTGACGCCCCCGCCCGCCCCGCCACCCCCGGCCGCGCTGACACGCTTGGTCGCCCCACCGCCGCCGATCGTGGCTCCGCGCCTGGTTCTTCCCGAGACGACCGCCTTGGGGTGGCTGGGCGGGTTGAGGTCGGGGAGGAGTTGTTGAGTCGGGAGTTGGTGGTTCGGGTGGCGATCGGGATCGCTGATGCGGAGGGGATGCCTGCGTTGTCCATGCGGCGGATCGCGACCGAGTTGGGGGTCTCGACGATGGCGCTCTACCGGTACGTCGGCGGCAAGGACGCTCTCATCCTGCAGATGGTCGACACTGCGATCGGCGATTTCCCCTTCCCCACAAGGCGTCCCAGCAACTGGCGCGACGCCATCGAGCAAACCGCGCGGCTGCAGTGGGCGGCGTACCGGCAGCACCTCTGGTTGCCCAGTGCTCTCACAGTCGGCCGCCCCCAGGTGCTCCCGAAGCTACTGCCACACACCGACGCCGTACTGCGTGCCGTCGCCGGCTTCGGCCTGGACGCGAGCACCGCCATGTACGCCGCGATCACCGTCTTCGGCTACGTGCGCGGCGTCGCGCTCAACCTCGAACCCGAGGTGCAGGCGGAGCAGGACACCGGCCTGACCGCCGACGAGTGGGCCGCGCACCAGGCGAGCCTGCTCGGCGGCCTGGTGCAGACGGAGGATCTCCCGGGGTTCCGGGCGCTCGCGATCCCGGACGGTTTCGACTTCGACTTCGACCTTGACCAGCTCTTCGAGTTCGGTCTGGCGCTCGTCCTCGACGGCCTCGCGGTCAGGCTCGGCGTCTGA